From one Ananas comosus cultivar F153 unplaced genomic scaffold, ASM154086v1, whole genome shotgun sequence genomic stretch:
- the LOC109705063 gene encoding UDP-glycosyltransferase 73C5-like, protein MAKNGDSDHEEKAHFVLVPVMAQGHTIPMLDMARLLAGRGAAVTFVTTPLNFARIKSLADSVANSGLPIHFLPLRFPCAECGLPDGCENIDVLPSSDLLASFWRACAMLREPLASHLRHNSPAPPTCIISDTGHPWTGDVAREFGIPRLSFPCFGAFAALVRHVMYRFKIFENVADENEPVSVPYLPHRFELAKAKAPGNFGGPGTDKFREAALAEERRADGIVVNTFDDLEASYVDAYGKIAGKKIWTVGPLSLCNRSVGETAARGRASDVDVGHCLRWLDSKKHGSVVYVSFGSLARTMPGQLIQVGLGLEASERPFVWVIKAGDRFAEVEEWLKAEGFEERVKDRGLIINGWAPQAAILSHPAVGGFMTHCGWNSTLEGVAAGLPMITWPHFGEQFLNETLIVESLKVGVPVGVQQMTQWGAENAQVFIKKDDVETAVGKLMDEGEEGEERRRRARELGEKARRAMEEGGSSYENTKLLIREIQAKNVHVDGKLTV, encoded by the coding sequence ATGGCCAAGAACGGCGACTCCGATCACGAGGAGAAGGCCCACTTCGTGCTGGTCCCTGTGATGGCCCAGGGCCACACCATCCCCATGCTCGACATGGCCCGCCTCCTCGCCGGCCGTGGCGCCGCCGTCACCTTCGTCACCACCCCTCTCAACTTCGCCCGGATCAAATCCCTCGCCGACTCCGTCGCCAACTCTGGCCTGCCGATCCACTTCCTGCCCCTGCGCTTCCCGTGCGCAGAATGCGGCCTGCCGGACGGCTGCGAGAACATTGACGTGCTCCCGTCCAGCGACCTCCTCGCAAGCTTCTGGCGCGCCTGCGCCATGCTCCGCGAGCCGCTGGCGAGCCACCTGCGCCACAACTCCCCGGCGCCGCCGACGTGCATTATATCCGATACAGGCCACCCGTGGACCGGGGACGTCGCACGGGAGTTTGGCATCCCGAGGCTCAGTTTTCCCTGCTTCGGCGCGTTTGCCGCTCTCGTCAGGCACGTCATGTACCGGTTTAAGATATTCGAGAACGTGGCCGACGAGAACGAGCCGGTTAGTGTTCCGTATTTGCCTCATCGGTTTGAGCTCGCGAAGGCCAAAGCGCCGGGGAACTTCGGCGGGCCCGGGACGGATAAATTCCGCGAAGCGGCGTtggcggaggagaggagagcCGACGGGATCGTGGTGAACACCTTCGACGATTTGGAGGCTTCGTACGTCGACGCGTACGGTAAGATCGCGGGGAAAAAGATTTGGACCGTCGGGCCCCTATCGCTCTGCAATAGGAGCGTCGGCGAGACGGCGGCGAGGGGGAGAGCGTCTGATGTCGACGTCGGCCATTGCTTGCGCTGGCTCGACTCGAAGAAGCACGGGTCGGTCGTTTACGTGAGCTTCGGGAGTCTTGCTCGCACCATGCCGGGTCAGCTGATACAAGTAGGACTCGGGTTAGAGGCTTCGGAGAGGCCGTTTGTATGGGTGATCAAAGCCGGCGATAGGTTCGCGGAAGTCGAGGAGTGGCTGAAGGCGGAGGGATTCGAGGAAAGGGTCAAGGATAGGGGCCTGATAATAAATGGCTGGGCGCCGCAGGCGGCGATCCTGTCGCATCCGGCCGTGGGAGGGTTCATGACGCACTGCGGATGGAACTCGACGCTGGAGGGAGTGGCGGCCGGGCTGCCCATGATAACATGGCCTCACTTTGGCGAGCAATTTCTGAACGAGACGCTGATAGTGGAATCACTGAAAGTCGGGGTTCCGGTTGGGGTTCAACAGATGACACAATGGGGAGCGGAGAATGCCCAAGTGTTCATAAAGAAAGACGACGTCGAGACCGCGGTGGGCAAGTTGATGGACGAAGGGGAAGAAGGcgaagagagaagaaggagagcgaGAGAGCTCGGAGAGAAGGCGAGAAGGGCCATGGAGGAAGGGGGATCATCTTATGAGAATACCAAACTTCTCATTCGAGAAATACAGGCTAAAAATGTGCATGTGGATGGGAAGTTAACAGTGTAG